The Chloroflexota bacterium sequence CGATGATTTCCTGCATTCCCCCGCCCGGGCAGACCCAACCGCACCAGGCGCGACCGAGAAAAAGCGAGGAGATGAACATCAGCCCGAACATGATCAGGCTGCCATTGATGATGCCGTTCATTGCGCCGTCGATGATGACATAGGGCGAGAGGAAGTTCATCATGACCGGGAAAGATAAGAAGGCCAGAATGACAAGCGCTTTGCGTAAACGTTGACGAAGCGGGAGTTGACGGAGCATCATAATTTCCTTTGGCGCAATTACTCTGTGGGGATTTCGCCGTTGCGAATGCGTTCGATTAAATTCTCAACGAGTTCAAGATTGGCTTGCAAGGTGTGAACGCCAACATCCAGAGTCAACATCCAGAAGAAGAACTCGCGCGGCGAGTTTGTGTACTCGCCGTAAGCTTCGATGCTACGGGGGATGTGGGCAAACTGCTCTAGCCCGGCGCGCATGAGAGCGGCTATACGCTCAAATATTCCCAGAATTTCCTCATCAGAAAGCTGCGCGGCGAAAAAGATCTGAATCATATCGGCGCTGCGATTTTCTTCGGGCGGAAGCGGCGTGAGGAGCCAACGGCGCAGTTCTTCCCTGCCCGCTGGTGAAATATGGTAGAGCTTACGGTCGGGGCGCGATTCCTGGCGAATTACTTCGGTTTCTGTCCACCCTTTTTTACTCATGCGTGCCAGCGTGCGATATATCTGACTCTGGTCAGCAGGCCAGAAATGCCGCACCGAGGTATCAAATATTTTTTTCAGATCATAGCCAGAATATGGCCGGTAATTCAAAAAACCGAGAATGGCGTGTTTAAGGGACATCAATAGCTCCACAATAATATATGCTAAATCTCATATAGGATTTATCCTATATTATCGTGGAGCTTATTCGTTGTCAAGCGCAAGTTTAGTTTTCGTGCATAATCAGGGATATAAATTTCGCACGCATTTCATTTTTATCCGTCTCGAAGATACACTCAATCCGCGTATCAAAGAATCATGCTCATTTCCTGAATCAATTCGTCCGCTTTCTCTTCGGCCAGGAAGTGGCCGGCATCGGGATAGCGCGCCACCTTGACTGCCGGAAAGTTCTGCATCCAATGGTTAAGTTCTTTTTCCCGGAAGGCGATGTCTTTCATCCCCCAAGCAAATAATCTTATCTTGCCATCCAAAGCGTCCCGCCGAGACCAAAGCTCTTCCAACCAATCGGAGGCAGCAATAATTTGCTTGGGAAAAACCCAATTCCCTTTTCTTTCTTCGGGCTTGGCGAGGGGCATCAGAAAATGCTGATGGATTTCGGGCGTGAGCTTGCTTTTATCGCCATAGATCGATTTAAGAATCGTCTTGGTGAAGAAATTATATTTGCGGATTAACCAACGCCCGATCGTGCCGCCTACAAAACCGCTAAAGGCTTGATAGTACCAATCCGTTTGCGCCGACCACATCCAGGTGTTGGTAACGATGATATTCTTGATCCGCTCGGGATGTTTGATCGCATACGAAAGCCCTATCGGACCACCCCAGTCGCCGACGAGGAGGGTGATATTTTTAAGATCGAGCGATTCGAGCAATGTTTCGAGATTTTCGGCGTGCTGCTGAGGGAGATAGTCCCAATCGGCGGGTTTGTCGGATAAGCCGAAACCGATGTGATCGGGGGCGATGCAGCGCTGCGTTTTGGAGAAGTGCTTGACCAACGTCCTGAACTCGAAAGACCAGGAAGGGTTGCCGTGAATCATCACAATGGGTTTGCCCTCGCCTTCGTCCAGGTAGCGCATCACACCCATCGGCAGGGTGAATTTTTTCGGGGTAAATGGATATTCGTTTTTGTCAATCCAGTCAGGCTTTGCCATACTATTCATTTTTCCCTTCCATCTAAAAATCATCGTTTACTATCAACACAATTCTACCCTTCACCGCCGCCTGCTCGATCAACTCATGCGCTTCCTTCGCATCTTCGAGTTTCATGCGCCGCTCGATAGAGGGTTTGATCTGGCCTGCTTTTAGCAAGTCAAAGAGTACCGCCAGGTCTTCTTTGAACCAATCCGGATTTTTCTCACGCATCCCGCCAATGGCGTAAAAAGCTGCCTTGCGCCCATTCGGCAAAATATTCCACAAGGCCACGTTCATATAATCGCGTGCTACATTGCCGCCTTTGCCCATCGCATCATTATAGAAGCCATAAGGGACAAGGATGCCGCCCTTTTTCAGGGATTGGAAGGAGCGTTTGAAATTATCTCCGCCGATGAAATCGAATGCCGCATCGCAGCCACCCTCGGCTTGCATCCGCGCAATGAAATCTTCCTTGGCGTAATCAATATGCACCGCACCAAAGCCCTCAACCAATTCACGTTTCGATGCGGATGCCGTCCCGCACATCTTCAGATCAAGCAATCCGCCGAGTTGCAGCAAAGCCGTCCCCACAGCACCACCCGCCCCATGAACGAGAATGCTCTGCCCGCGCTGGATTTTGGCGACGCGATGCAGCATCTGATAGGCGGTGATGTAGGACAAAACCATACTGACCGCCTCGGCGGGATCCAACCCCGGGGGAACGGGGACCAACCCCGAGGAGGGTCGCAGCATAAATTCGCTGTACGCGCCCCAGATGGTCAAGTCCGCAACCATCTGCCCAATCTCGAATCCCGTCACATTTGCGCCAAGTTCATCCACCACGCCAACCATATCATAGCCAGGAGAGAGCGGCGGCGCTTCCTTGAATCCGTAGTAGATGCCTTTGCGGACGAGGGTATCGGTGAAGGTTGCGCTGGCAGCCAAAACTTTGACGCGCACTTCGCCCGCGCTCGGTTCAGGGAGAGTGTTTTCTTCGACAATTTGGAGAACGTCGGGGGTGCCAAATTCGTTAAGAATTACTTTTTTGTAGCTCATTTTGATGCCTTTCGATAACGCAGGAAATAATTCCAGCCTAAGATGAATAGACCAGCTAGCATGAAGAAATAGCGCAGCAAGTCGAAAATGTGATTGGGGAAGGTGTAGACCAAAATACCGATGGGGAGATAGCCAAACCAAAGGCTGATCTTGAGAAATTTTTCGAGGAAGGTTTCGCCGGGCAGAACGAAGGCGAAGAGGAAGAAGCCCAGATAACTGCTGTGAAATTTAAGCTGACTCCAGAGCATCCGCTCTTGCAGATCGGCGAGAGAGATGGGCATCCCGTTTAGTGCAGTGGTCAGTTGGGTCATCAAGTCATGATTTTCGTGCAGGTCAAGATAGGCGGTAATCACCAGCGCGCCCAAGGCGACAACGACGAGCCAGATATTTGTTTCGTTCCAGGTATCTATTGCCAGAAAGATGAAAGCGGCGGTATAGAACATGAGGAAGAGATTGTCGAAGGTCAGGATTAAGCGCAGCGGGCCTTCTGCAGCGATGATATTACGGGTGTAGCTTTCAATATCTGTGATGATTTCAAAATTCTGGGCGGTTACGCCACCGCTGAAAATCGAGGTGATGAGCATCCCCGCCAGCATGAGCGCAGCAGCGAAAGCGGGGAAGGCGATGAATTTGTAGATTTCTTTTTTAGTCATAATTTTCTCCTAAAGGCTTGTTTTTTGTCCGATCATCTCCAAATGGGTGTTTCGAGTTTATGCAGGTTTTTCATTTTTTATCCCATACGTTTTCTGTCATTTTCCCCATTTGCACAGGTTCCATGTGTGTGAATTTAATTTCTCGAACCATGCTCATCTTTGCCCACATCATGGCATGGCCTTTGCTAAAGCGGACGCGTCGCACGCGCCGCTGCCATAATTGGATTTCTTTTTCGGTCGCCGGGCGCAGTTCTCCGGCTATTCCATAAAGACGCACTGCGGGAGGGCTAACGAACTTTCCACGCAGTAATGATTTCAGCCAAAAACCAACGCCGCTATCAACAGCAAGCACGCAAACTTGCTGATTTATTTGGAGATTGCGCGGCATTCTCTGGGGAAATTCTTCAAAATAGATTCCCTGCCCTGCTTCACCCAGGATCAAAGAGCCGATCGGAGTAATATGCGGCTCACCATTTTCATTGATTGTTGCAATGGCGTAGTGAAAAGAAGAGCGAAACGAGCGTTTGAAAAGGGCTTTGATCTCCGACCAGTTTTTATTGAGTAACATTTCTATTCACCTTGCATGCCCATCCGCTTCATCATCGCGCGGATTTCAATTTCGAAGAAAGAGTCTACGCTGATTTCAATGGGCACAGCAGAAAAATGTCCATGAAGTTCCAGCGAAACCATACCGTGAATGTGAGCCCAACTCGCCATCGCAAAGTGAATCACGGCGGGATCACCCGCGTAGCCGAGTTTATCGACCCAAGCCTGAATCATCTCGGGGGTAGAAACGAACGTACCGTCTGTTTTTATCGCGTCATCCCGCCAGGCAGCATCAAAGACACCGAGCAAGACAGACATGCTCCCCGCTGCGGCGGGACCGGTGATCTCCATCGGCGCGTGGTAGTTCGGGATGGGGGTGCCAAAGATCAGATTATATTCTTCGGGGTGAGTCAGCGCCCAATTGCGATAAGTACATGCTGATGAGAATATCCGTTCGGCGTGCGATTTTTCGTCTGTCGCCTGAGAAACCAGCAAGGCATCGCGCAGCGAGTTGTAGGCATCCACGATCAGGGCAGTGACTAAATCATCACGACTGGGAAAGTAATTATAGATCGCCGGCGCGGTAATCTCCAATTCGCGGGCGATTGCTCGCAAAGAAAGCGTCGCGGCACCATTCTCGGCGATTTGTGTGCGAGCTGTTTCCTTGATGGCGGCTTGCAGGTCGGGATGTTGTTC is a genomic window containing:
- a CDS encoding TetR/AcrR family transcriptional regulator; translation: MVRPKQSEQHPDLQAAIKETARTQIAENGAATLSLRAIARELEITAPAIYNYFPSRDDLVTALIVDAYNSLRDALLVSQATDEKSHAERIFSSACTYRNWALTHPEEYNLIFGTPIPNYHAPMEITGPAAAGSMSVLLGVFDAAWRDDAIKTDGTFVSTPEMIQAWVDKLGYAGDPAVIHFAMASWAHIHGMVSLELHGHFSAVPIEISVDSFFEIEIRAMMKRMGMQGE
- a CDS encoding 4Fe-4S binding protein — translated: MMLRQLPLRQRLRKALVILAFLSFPVMMNFLSPYVIIDGAMNGIINGSLIMFGLMFISSLFLGRAWCGWVCPGGGMQEII
- a CDS encoding pyridoxamine 5'-phosphate oxidase family protein, producing the protein MLLNKNWSEIKALFKRSFRSSFHYAIATINENGEPHITPIGSLILGEAGQGIYFEEFPQRMPRNLQINQQVCVLAVDSGVGFWLKSLLRGKFVSPPAVRLYGIAGELRPATEKEIQLWQRRVRRVRFSKGHAMMWAKMSMVREIKFTHMEPVQMGKMTENVWDKK
- a CDS encoding zinc-binding dehydrogenase, producing MSYKKVILNEFGTPDVLQIVEENTLPEPSAGEVRVKVLAASATFTDTLVRKGIYYGFKEAPPLSPGYDMVGVVDELGANVTGFEIGQMVADLTIWGAYSEFMLRPSSGLVPVPPGLDPAEAVSMVLSYITAYQMLHRVAKIQRGQSILVHGAGGAVGTALLQLGGLLDLKMCGTASASKRELVEGFGAVHIDYAKEDFIARMQAEGGCDAAFDFIGGDNFKRSFQSLKKGGILVPYGFYNDAMGKGGNVARDYMNVALWNILPNGRKAAFYAIGGMREKNPDWFKEDLAVLFDLLKAGQIKPSIERRMKLEDAKEAHELIEQAAVKGRIVLIVNDDF
- a CDS encoding alpha/beta fold hydrolase, translated to MAKPDWIDKNEYPFTPKKFTLPMGVMRYLDEGEGKPIVMIHGNPSWSFEFRTLVKHFSKTQRCIAPDHIGFGLSDKPADWDYLPQQHAENLETLLESLDLKNITLLVGDWGGPIGLSYAIKHPERIKNIIVTNTWMWSAQTDWYYQAFSGFVGGTIGRWLIRKYNFFTKTILKSIYGDKSKLTPEIHQHFLMPLAKPEERKGNWVFPKQIIAASDWLEELWSRRDALDGKIRLFAWGMKDIAFREKELNHWMQNFPAVKVARYPDAGHFLAEEKADELIQEMSMIL
- a CDS encoding PadR family transcriptional regulator; the encoded protein is MSLKHAILGFLNYRPYSGYDLKKIFDTSVRHFWPADQSQIYRTLARMSKKGWTETEVIRQESRPDRKLYHISPAGREELRRWLLTPLPPEENRSADMIQIFFAAQLSDEEILGIFERIAALMRAGLEQFAHIPRSIEAYGEYTNSPREFFFWMLTLDVGVHTLQANLELVENLIERIRNGEIPTE